A genome region from Eremothecium gossypii ATCC 10895 chromosome VII, complete sequence includes the following:
- the TFB5 gene encoding TFIIH complex subunit TFB5 (Syntenic homolog of Saccharomyces cerevisiae YDR079C-A (TFB5)): MPRARKGALVQCDPSIRALILQIDSGTHDIIWEELDETHLLVDPAKVSYIKEKLNWFLSKNIYNPSEEEENP; the protein is encoded by the coding sequence ATGCCAAGAGCAAGGAAAGGGGCTCTGGTGCAATGTGATCCATCTATCAGGGCACTGATATTACAGATAGATTCCGGAACACATGACATTATATGGGAAGAACTTGACGAAACGCATCTACTGGTGGATCCAGCAAAAGTGTCCTACATTAAAGAAAAGCTAAACTGGTTCCTTTCGAAGAATATATACAATCCATCCGAGGAAGAGGAAAATCCTTAG
- the VPS41 gene encoding Vps41p (Syntenic homolog of Saccharomyces cerevisiae YDR080W (VPS41)) yields MPEAGSDESIPPSEVLERFDRDESDDNDTSKDSEKLKVVETDSATTKDERSSMSGHNTGDNGEEDEEEEEEEDTEPPMLKYTRITKLPKNFFQRDSISACLFHDKLFAFATHSGIIHLTEPDLTTIRTFKCHRSSIMAIHTDGEYFATASIDGTVVVGSIENASDIMAFDFKRPVHSVVLDQNYRTSKVFISGGMAGEVIVSQRNWIGTRVDTKVDRDHGPIVGIYTVDDIVFWMNDSGITFYSISSKSKLLCVPFPTDDSIRPDLYRPRVHFPEVNTIIVCWGVSVWTFKVSLANQIDRQKKLGSILTTAASSLRALPDKKVELETYFKMDCLIAGVASFKDDQLLVLGINAFNSKSGPPELKVVDMLTGEEIHNDEIISKNFQNLSLNDYHLGKYIGANTPEYYLISANDAILVKELTLEDRYTWYMENRFYFKAWEVGRFVMNDVDRLKTGLAYINQILEEKKWDEAAKMTNTIFGAFPWKSAEDAAARPFARNSWQDIIRRFFDADKVNLIAPHIPTEPQLDTAIYETVLFFYIDENSSSQLSEYSKKWPFGYYSPDILEDKLEDKLRDVEGELRREFCQALCHLYLVHKKYLPAVGHLIDMKDPEALDLLIKEDMLVTFLDRLVEIILLPYAGPVEEINNLSLGVAQTTFSKPVELLVQNRNSIPMSQIIDTFSQELQIILFLYFKGLSAVEPLMAVPYETQLVELYARFKQSELLSFLKKHSNYDIDRAIKICSQKDGYHQELIYLWGKIGETRKALSLIIDKLNDPALAISFVIDSNDSDLWHFLVSYSLDKPNFIKSLLEHRDEYGEKTLEVMKKIPPDTELDDDLRLILGNITRDNWLSLSVNKGVFKIIDDETKEVALEFLETRSRGKLFDGTII; encoded by the coding sequence ATGCCAGAGGCAGGTTCAGATGAGAGTATACCACCGAGCGAAGTTTTGGAACGGTTTGATAGGGATGAATCAGACGATAACGATACTTCAAAGGATTCTGAGAAGCTGAAAGTAGTTGAGACCGATTCTGCGACTACGAAGGATGAGCGCTCGAGCATGAGCGGTCATAATACGGGTGACAACGgggaggaggacgaggaagaggaggaagaggaagaCACCGAGCCTCCCATGTTGAAGTATACTCGGATCACGAAACTCCCTAAGAACTTCTTCCAGAGGGATTCTATCTCTGCTTGCTTATTCCATGATAAGCTGTTTGCATTTGCGACGCACTCTGGCATAATCCATTTGACGGAGCCGGACCTGACCACTATTCGGACTTTCAAGTGCCATCGGTCCTCTATAATGGCGATTCACACGGACGGAGAATATTTTGCTACGGCTTCAATCGACGGGACGGTTGTAGTCGGCTCCATTGAGAACGCTTCTGATATCATGGCATTTGACTTTAAGCGGCCAGTCCATTCTGTTGTTCTGGATCAGAACTATCGCACTTCCAAGGTATTCATTTCTGGCGGCATGGCGGGCGAAGTGATCGTTTCTCAGCGCAACTGGATTGGGACCCGGGTAGACACCAAGGTAGATCGCGACCACGGGCCCATTGTAGGGATATATACGGTGGACGATATTGTTTTTTGGATGAATGATAGCGGTATCACATTCTACAGTATATCGAGTAAGTCCAAGCTACTTTGTGTCCCGTTTCCAACGGACGATTCCATTCGACCAGACTTATATCGTCCTCGGGTCCACTTTCCAGAAGTTAACACGATCATTGTTTGTTGGGGGGTATCTGTTTGGACATTCAAGGTATCGCTGGCCAACCAAATTGATAGGCAAAAGAAACTAGGTTCTATACTAACCACAGCGGCTTCTAGTCTCAGAGCTCTGCCTGATAAGAAGGTAGAGCTGGAGACGTATTTTAAAATGGACTGTCTGATTGCCGGAGTTGCATCATTTAAAGATGACCAGCTTTTAGTTCTGGGGATCAATGCGTTTAACTCCAAGAGTGGTCCTCCAGAATTAAAGGTCGTTGATATGCTTACAGGTGAAGAAATACACAACGATGAAATCATATCCAAGAACTTCCAAAACTTGTCACTAAATGATTATCATTTAGGGAAATATATTGGCGCCAATACGCCAGAATATTACCTCATTAGTGCCAATGACGCAATACTTGTCAAAGAACTCACATTGGAAGACAGATATACATGGTATATGGAGAATCGGTTTTATTTTAAAGCATGGGAAGTTGGTCGTTTTGTGATGAATGACGTGGATAGACTAAAAACTGGATTGGCATATATTAATCAGATATTGGAAGAGAAAAAATGGGATGAGGCTGCCAAGATGACGAATACTATATTTGGAGCTTTCCCCTGGAAGTCTGCTGAAGATGCTGCCGCGCGTCCGTTTGCGAGAAATAGTTGGCAAGACATAATTAGAAGGTTTTTCGACGCCGATAAAGTGAACTTAATAGCACCTCACATTCCTACGGAACCACAGTTGGATACAGCTATTTATGAAACTGTATTATTCTTTTATATTGATGAGAATTCCAGCTCTCAACTTTCAGAATACTCTAAGAAATGGCCTTTTGGTTACTACTCCCCAGACATATTAGAAGACAAATTAGAAGATAAACTACGGGATGTTGAGGGCGAACTAAGAAGGGAATTCTGCCAAGCTCTCTGTCATTTGTACCTGGTGCATAAGAAATATCTGCCAGCAGTTGGGCACTTGATTGATATGAAAGATCCTGAGGCACTTGATCTTTTGATTAAAGAGGATATGCTTGTCACGTTTCTTGATCGATTAGTTGAAATAATATTACTTCCATACGCCGGCCCAGTTGAAGAGATTAATAATCTATCATTGGGAGTGGCGCAAACTACATTTTCCAAGCCTGTCGAACTCCTTGTGCAGAACCGAAACTCTATTCCTATGAGTCAAATAATTGATACCTTTTCTCAAGAGCTACAGATTATACTATTTCTATATTTCAAAGGGCTTTCAGCCGTTGAGCCGCTCATGGCTGTGCCCTATGAAACGCAGCTGGTCGAGCTTTATGCACGTTTTAAACAGAGTGAGCTATTGTCATTTCTAAAAAAGCATTCCAATTATGATATCGATAGAGCCATCAAAATATGTAGCCAAAAAGATGGCTATCATCAGGAGTTGATATATTTATGGGGCAAAATTGGAGAAACAAGAAAAGCCTTGTCGTTAATTATTGATAAACTCAACGATCCCGCATTAGCGATCTCTTTTGTCATTGATAGTAATGACTCCGACTTGTGGCATTTTTTGGTAAGTTATAGTTTGGATAAGCCCAACTTCATAAAAAGCTTACTAGAGCATCGAGATGAGTATGGCGAAAAAACTTTGGAGGTAATGAAGAAAATCCCACCCGATACTGAGCTTGATGATGATCTGAGATTGATTCTTGGTAATATCACAAGAGATAACTGGCTGAGCCTTAGTGTTAATAAGGGTGTCTTTAAAATCATCGATGATGAAACCAAAGAAGTGGCACTGGAATTTTTGGAAACTAGAAGTAGGGGAAAGTTGTTTGATGGTACTATAATTTGA
- the PDC2 gene encoding Pdc2p (Syntenic homolog of Saccharomyces cerevisiae YDR081C (PDC2)), with protein MGLSIEQKYNICLMAERHPRWTQLELARWAYEVYQLPKCPSQGTISRLLAKKAVFLNSKEHEKDANRLRKPNNLLVRRILQEWTSQSIWNRIPVTSPILQDTAQSIWHRIPPEMREGNGSFSYKWITHLLSKMDISVDQELPKPPKIWTFEERSELKRWLAQLPPKNLFTLDETFLAYNLPLCFEQYESADIRRRIDIVTVMLCANMDGSEKLHPMVVGRYENYQRFRSHFPCEGNTSHAGRRAPGFPNYNGVFEALNTGAEALPNGDLKLGEQLAQKYGITYHSNRKSWLTSNIFHDWLSTWDKRLVVDNRKIWIILDDSCSHRLLNLHLKNIELVYTSVSSSFLPFNWGVIDEFKAGYRIQQYKALIDLQEDIASKNNGIKPLLSYEQSALTISNAFKFIKLAWEAIPPDTIKANWKASGILPPEMINFTGTVSMAFKKNEVLEAKLNHLCQKFYCIKKWDYDMLLDLNIENKNTNFLSSEEIIESAIVDAWEPEEVSLEMVREDEFGSISVSNNSVSLPDGNDTFSISNFSQDTGFPINNELNSDRNPLDTTISYSNEGGVAEHRSFISDNTHRDGLTRRATVSELIDRNDDFFVNAMQQDIVTDQILQDMFDLSTTNVQVPSSTENSEISVPTVVPFSHPSRGSSQDKIRSPAFDHVPSGSSTEPAVGGPGLQSNAEDKVDITLGESSMPFTPENIDTDELDNYISSVTSNPPNSLNNERLIMLTTLQTNIEIAKAMASILKHAEVREVGLSENALNEMRLSYNNCLIKIRNARHLLNSDTKRKRRRVEQHSLGDTVIQVSKPVPPTTTGSLQSDDTVFSNSINFS; from the coding sequence ATGGGGCTTTCGATAGAGCAAAAGTACAACATCTGTCTGATGGCAGAGCGGCATCCAAGGTGGACGCAGCTCGAATTAGCACGATGGGCGTATGAGGTTTACCAACTACCGAAGTGTCCCTCTCAGGGAACAATCTCGAGGCTCTTGGCGAAAAAGGCCGTTTTCCTCAACAGCAAGGAGCACGAGAAGGATGCCAACCGGCTGCGGAAGCCGAATAACCTGCTCGTGCGACGGATCCTTCAGGAGTGGACGTCGCAGTCGATATGGAACCGGATTCCCGTGACATCTCCGATTCTGCAGGATACGGCACAATCCATATGGCATCGAATTCCGCCCGAAATGCGCGAGGGGAACGGCTCCTTCAGTTACAAATGGATAACCCACTTGCTCTCGAAGATGGACATCAGTGTGGACCAGGAACTGCCGAAGCCACCGAAGATCTGGACGTTTGAAGAAAGATCGGAGCTCAAAAGATGGCTGGCGCAACTGCCACCAAAGAACCTTTTCACGCTGGATGAGACGTTTCTAGCGTACAACCTGCCGCTCTGCTTCGAACAGTATGAATCAGCAGATATAAGGAGACGTATAGATATTGTTACTGTCATGCTCTGTGCCAACATGGATGGCAGCGAGAAGCTGCATCCGATGGTTGTAGGACGGTACGAGAACTACCAGAGATTCCGGAGCCATTTCCCCTGCGAAGGGAACACATCGCATGCGGGACGTCGGGCGCCTGGTTTCCCGAACTACAACGGTGTTTTTGAGGCGCTAAATACGGGGGCTGAAGCCTTGCCGAATGGCGATCTGAAGCTCGGTGAGCAACTAGCGCAAAAGTATGGGATCACCTACCACAGCAATAGAAAATCATGGCTGACCAGTAACATATTCCATGACTGGCTCAGTACTTGGGATAAGCGACTCGTGGTCGACAATAGGAAGATATGGATCATCCTCGATGATTCGTGCTCTCACCGGCTCCTCAATCTACACCTAAAGAACATAGAATTAGTGTACACTTCGGTGTCCTCCAGCTTTCTTCCGTTTAATTGGGGTGTTATAGATGAATTCAAGGCTGGCTACAGGATACAGCAATATAAGGCGCTGATTGATCTCCAGGAAGATATTGCAAGTAAGAACAACGGAATCAAGCCTCTTTTGTCCTATGAACAGTCTGCATTAACAATATCAAATGCCTTTAAATTTATTAAACTTGCCTGGGAGGCTATTCCGCCTGATACAATTAAGGCCAATTGGAAAGCCTCTGGAATTTTACCCCCGGAAATGATCAACTTTACTGGGACTGTTAGCATGGCATTTAAGAAGAATGAAGTATTAGAAGCTAAGCTGAACCACCTATGCCAGAAGTTTTACTGTATTAAGAAGTGGGACTATGATATGCTTTTGGACCTCAACATCGAGAACAAAAACACAAATTTCTTAAGTTCCGAGGAGATTATTGAGAGTGCTATTGTGGATGCTTGGGAGCCTGAAGAGGTCAGCTTAGAGATGGTTCGTGAGGATGAGTTTGGTTCAATTAGTGTTTCTAACAACTCAGTATCTCTGCCAGATGGTAATGATACTTTTAGCATCTCTAACTTCAGTCAAGATACCGGATTCCCAATTAATAATGAACTGAATTCAGATAGGAATCCATTGGATACGACTATTAGCTATTCAAACGAGGGTGGGGTGGCAGAGCATCGCTCTTTCATTTCTGATAATACACATCGAGATGGGCTTACACGAAGAGCGACAGTAAGCGAGCTAATTGACAGGAATGATGACTTTTTCGTAAATGCCATGCAACAAGATATTGTAACGGACCAAATATTACAAGATATGTTTGATTTGTCAACTACAAATGTACAAGTGCCTTCTTCAACGGAAAACTCAGAAATATCTGTCCCTACTGTTGTGCCATTTTCTCATCCATCTCGAGGGTCTTCTCAGGACAAAATTAGATCTCCAGCATTTGACCATGTACCATCCGGGAGCAGTACAGAGCCTGCTGTTGGTGGACCTGGTCTGCAAAGTAATGCGGAAGATAAGGTAGACATCACACTTGGGGAATCTTCTATGCCATTTACTCCTGAAAACATAGATACCGATGAACTGGACAATTATATTAGCAGTGTCACCAGCAATCCGCCGAACTCGTTGAATAACGAGCGTTTGATAATGCTAACGACTCTCCAAACGAATATTGAGATAGCAAAAGCCATGGCAAGTATTCTGAAACACGCCGAAGTTCGGGAAGTAGGACTTTCTGAGAACGCGTTAAATGAGATGAGGTTAAGTTACAATAATTGCCTCATAAAGATCAGGAATGCAAGACACTTATTGAACAGTGATACAAAAAGAAAGAGGCGCAGGGTGGAACAGCATTCTCTTGGAGATACCGTGATACAAGTCTCAAAACCGGTACCACCAACTACTACAGGATCTTTGCAGTCTGATGACACCGTCTTCTCCAATAGTATAAACTTTAGTTAG